GCCGCGCAGCAGCTGCGCAACATCGGCGCACTGCCCTGGGTGCAGGGCGTCGCCGTCATGCCGGACGTGCACTTCGGCAAGGGCGCCACCGTCGGGTCGGTCATCGCGATGCGGCGGGCCGTCTCGCCGGCCGCGGTCGGCGTCGACATCGGTTGCGGCATGTCCGCCGTGCGGACCTCGCTCACCGCGGCCGACCTGCCCGACGACCTCGCTCCGCTGCGTTCGGCCATCGAGGCGACCATCCCGGTCGGGTTCGCCAAGCGCGACGACCCGGTCGACCCGCGCCGGGTCCGGGGTCTGGCGCACGCGGGCTGGGACGCGTTCTGGCGGCGCTTCGGTGAGCTGGACCGGAAGGTGGCGCAGCTGGAGCACCGGGCCCAGCACCAGATGGGCACCCTTGGCGGCGGCAACCACTTCGTCGAGGTCTGCGTCGAGCAGGGCGGTCCGGACGACGGGCAGGTCTGGCTGATGCTGCACTCCGGTTCCCGCAACATCGGCAAGGAGCTGGCCGAGCGGCACATGGCGGTGGCCCGCGGGCTGCCGCACAACGTCGACCTGCCCGACCGGGACCTCGCGGTGTTCCTCGCCGGCACGCCGGAGATGGACGCCTACCGCCGGGACCTCTTCTGGGCCCAGGAGTACGCCCGGCGCAACCGGGAGGTCATGCTCGCTCTGCTCTGCGGGGTGGTCCGGGACGAGTTTCCGCACGTCTCGTACGGCGAGCCGATCTCTTGTCATCACAACTACGTGGCGGAGGAGACGTACGACGGGGTGGACGTGCTGGTGACCCGGAAGGGCGCGATCCGCGCCGGCCGGGGGGACCTGGGCATCATCCCGGGGTCGATGGGCACCGGCTCGTACATCGTGCGCGGCAAGGGCAACCCGGACGCGTACTGCTCGGCCTCGCACGGGGCCGGGCGGCGGATGTCGCGGGGTCAGGCGAAGCGGACGTACAGCACGGCGGACCTGGTCCGGCAGACCGCCGGCGTGGAGTGCCGCAAGGACGCCGGGGTGGTCGACGAGATCCCCGGCGCGTACAAGGACATCACCAAGGTGATGGCGCAGCAGGACGACCTGGTCGAGGTGGTCGCGCACCTCAAGCAGGTGGTCTGCGTGAAGGGTTAGACCGACCGGCGTCCGAGGGGGGCGCCGGTCGTACGCCCCGGTGGCTCAGCGGAGAGAGCGCCGCTCTACGAAAGCGGAGAGCCCAGGTTCGAATCCTGGTCGGGGCACGGTCCGCATCCGCGACGGCGGAGCGGAACCCTTGCGAGCTGGTGCAGTCGGCAGCACACCCGTCTCTGACACGGGAGAGGGAAGTTCGAGTCTTCCGCTCGCAGCGAGCGCTCGCAGCCGGGGCGCTGGTTCCAACCACCCGATCGTGTGCCCGAGGTTCGAGCCCGGCCACGATCTCGACCTGCCGTTCACACCTGGCGGGAAGCGCGGCGCGGCCGCCGGCCACCATCCTGCGATGGTGACCGGCGGCCGCGCCGTCGTGTGTGTCGTCAGCCCATGTGCACGGCGTTGGCTGTGGCCAGGTGCTCCTTGCGGACCTTGATCAGCAGCAGGGTGGCCAGCCCGGAGAGCACGATCAGCCCGACGCCCCAGGCGAACGCCACGGTGTAGCCGTGCACCAGCGCCTTGACCTGGTTCATCGGGTCGGGGATCCGGCCGACCAGGTACGCGGTGACCGCGCTGGTGTACATGGTGTTCAGCAGGGCGGTGCCGAGCGATCCGCCGACCTGCTGGGTGGCGTTGAGAGTGGCGCTGGCAGCGCCCGCGTCGTGCTCGGGCACCCCGACCAGGGCGAGGCTGGACAGCGGCACGAAGGTGAAGCCGAGGCCCATGCCGAGGACGACCTGCGACGGCAGCAGGTGCGTGACGAACGAGGTGTCCACGCCGATCTGGGTCAGCGAGAGCATCGCCCCGGCGGCGAGCACCGCGCCGGCCACCATCAGCGGCTTCGCGCCGACGCGGGGCAGCAACTGGCTGGCCACGCCCGCGGCGAGCAGGACGCCGGCGGTGACCGGTAGCGAGGCGAGGCCCGCCTTGACCGGCGTGTACCGCAGCACCACCTGGAAGTAGAAGGTCAGGAAGAGGAATGCGCCGAACAGTCCGGCGCCGATCAGGGTGGAGGCGATGTACGCCCCGCCCCGGTTGCGGTCGAGCAGGATGCGCAGCGGCAGCAGCGGGTGGCTGGAGCGCAGCTCGATCAGCACGAACGCGGCGAGCAGCACCAGCCCGGCGGCGATGAAACCGACGGTGGCGGCGGCGTCCCAGCCGTCCTCGGCGGCCCTGGTGAAGCCGTACACGAGGGAGACCAGCCCGGCGGTGACCACGACGGCGCCCGGAATGTCGTAGCGGGTGTCGCCGTGGGCGCGGCTCTCCGGGACCAGCGGGATCGCGGCGAGCAGGGCGACGGCGGCGATCGGGATGTTCACCAGCAGGCACCAGCGCCAGTTGGCGTACTCGGTGAGCACGCCGCCGAGGACGAGGCCGACGGCGGAGCCGCCGCCGGCGATGGCGCCGTACACGGCGAACGCCTTGGCGCGCTCCTTCGCCTCGGTGAAGAGCACGGTGAGCAGGGCCAGGGAGGCCGGGGCGAGCAGCGCGCCGAAGGCGCCCTGCAGGGCGCGGGCGGCGAAGAGCAGACCGCCGGTGGTGGCGAGGCCGCCGATGGCGGAGGCGAGCGCGAAGCCGACCATGCCCACTCCGAAGGTGCGCTTGCGTCCCCAGTAGTCGGCGATCCGGCCGCCGAGCAGGAGCAGACCGCCGAAGGTGAGGGTGTAGGCGGTGACCACCCACTGCCGGTCGGCGTCGGAAATGCCGAGGCTGAGCTGGGCCTGCGGGAGGGCGATGTTCACGATGGTGGCGTCGAGCACGACCATCAGCTGGGAGATCGCGATGACCGCGAGCGCCAGCCAGCGCCGCGGGTGGGCAGCCGGCGTCACG
The window above is part of the Micromonospora inositola genome. Proteins encoded here:
- a CDS encoding RtcB family protein codes for the protein MGFTPLAGTRAPVRVWTDPYGIEPQAAQQLRNIGALPWVQGVAVMPDVHFGKGATVGSVIAMRRAVSPAAVGVDIGCGMSAVRTSLTAADLPDDLAPLRSAIEATIPVGFAKRDDPVDPRRVRGLAHAGWDAFWRRFGELDRKVAQLEHRAQHQMGTLGGGNHFVEVCVEQGGPDDGQVWLMLHSGSRNIGKELAERHMAVARGLPHNVDLPDRDLAVFLAGTPEMDAYRRDLFWAQEYARRNREVMLALLCGVVRDEFPHVSYGEPISCHHNYVAEETYDGVDVLVTRKGAIRAGRGDLGIIPGSMGTGSYIVRGKGNPDAYCSASHGAGRRMSRGQAKRTYSTADLVRQTAGVECRKDAGVVDEIPGAYKDITKVMAQQDDLVEVVAHLKQVVCVKG
- a CDS encoding MFS transporter — protein: MPGNTLTAPGAPDAVTPAAHPRRWLALAVIAISQLMVVLDATIVNIALPQAQLSLGISDADRQWVVTAYTLTFGGLLLLGGRIADYWGRKRTFGVGMVGFALASAIGGLATTGGLLFAARALQGAFGALLAPASLALLTVLFTEAKERAKAFAVYGAIAGGGSAVGLVLGGVLTEYANWRWCLLVNIPIAAVALLAAIPLVPESRAHGDTRYDIPGAVVVTAGLVSLVYGFTRAAEDGWDAAATVGFIAAGLVLLAAFVLIELRSSHPLLPLRILLDRNRGGAYIASTLIGAGLFGAFLFLTFYFQVVLRYTPVKAGLASLPVTAGVLLAAGVASQLLPRVGAKPLMVAGAVLAAGAMLSLTQIGVDTSFVTHLLPSQVVLGMGLGFTFVPLSSLALVGVPEHDAGAASATLNATQQVGGSLGTALLNTMYTSAVTAYLVGRIPDPMNQVKALVHGYTVAFAWGVGLIVLSGLATLLLIKVRKEHLATANAVHMG